One window of the Thermodesulfomicrobium sp. WS genome contains the following:
- a CDS encoding helix-hairpin-helix domain-containing protein → MYPWIRVAFLVLVLMIGGVAMAAEKIDINTANQAQLETLPGIGPVIAGRIIEYRQKKPFASIEEIKEVKGIGEATFLKIQDMLTVSAPQAEAKPAAPADAKQ, encoded by the coding sequence ATGTATCCATGGATTCGGGTGGCATTTCTGGTGCTCGTCTTGATGATCGGTGGAGTGGCCATGGCTGCGGAGAAGATTGACATCAATACGGCAAACCAGGCGCAATTAGAGACACTTCCCGGCATTGGTCCTGTGATTGCCGGACGCATCATCGAATACCGCCAGAAGAAGCCGTTTGCTTCCATTGAGGAAATCAAAGAAGTGAAAGGCATCGGGGAGGCAACCTTCCTCAAGATTCAGGACATGCTCACCGTGAGTGCGCCGCAAGCAGAGGCAAAACCTGCTGCGCCCGCAGACGCCAAACAATGA
- a CDS encoding glycosyltransferase family 4 protein, which yields MKILFIHQNFPGQFKFLAPALAQHGHTVVAMTMQNTDARQWQGVKLTPYSVSRGTTPGVHPWVGDFETKTIRGEACFRTAMQLKAQGFAPDVIIAHPGWGESLFVKEVWPQARLGIYCEFFYHAHGADVGFDPEFANPDPGEACRVRLKNLNNLLHFEMADAGLSPTHWQASTFPEPFRGKITVVHDGIDTQTVAPNPAVSLTLTTQQGHQRTLTRADEVITFVNRNLEPYRGFHIFMRALPEILTRRPNAHVLIVGGSGVSYGTAPDPKRHGGLTTWRDIFTAEVRPKIPDADWARVYFLGTIPYQYFISLLQLSTVHVYLTYPFVLSWSLLEAMSAGCAIVASDTKPLHEAIRHDETGRLVDFFDVAGLANAVCTLLDDPPARERLGRNARAFAQANYDLKSTCLPRQLAWAEVLR from the coding sequence ATGAAAATCCTCTTCATCCACCAAAACTTCCCCGGCCAGTTCAAGTTCCTGGCGCCGGCTTTAGCCCAGCACGGTCACACCGTGGTGGCCATGACCATGCAGAACACCGACGCCCGCCAGTGGCAGGGGGTGAAGCTCACGCCCTACTCGGTCAGCCGCGGCACTACACCCGGGGTGCATCCGTGGGTGGGCGACTTCGAGACCAAGACCATCCGCGGCGAGGCCTGCTTTCGCACCGCGATGCAGCTCAAGGCCCAGGGCTTTGCGCCAGATGTCATCATCGCCCACCCCGGCTGGGGCGAGAGTCTGTTCGTGAAGGAAGTCTGGCCCCAGGCGAGGCTGGGTATCTACTGCGAGTTCTTCTACCACGCGCACGGGGCGGATGTGGGCTTTGATCCGGAGTTTGCCAACCCTGACCCCGGCGAGGCCTGCCGGGTACGCCTCAAAAACCTCAACAACCTGCTGCACTTCGAGATGGCGGATGCGGGACTCTCCCCCACCCACTGGCAGGCGAGCACCTTCCCCGAGCCTTTCCGGGGTAAGATCACCGTGGTGCATGATGGGATCGACACCCAGACAGTTGCGCCCAACCCGGCGGTGAGCCTGACCCTTACAACCCAGCAGGGTCATCAGCGCACGCTCACCCGCGCCGATGAAGTGATCACCTTCGTGAACCGTAACCTGGAGCCCTACCGCGGCTTTCACATCTTCATGCGCGCGCTGCCGGAGATTTTGACGCGCCGCCCCAACGCGCACGTGCTCATCGTTGGCGGCAGTGGCGTCTCCTACGGCACAGCGCCCGACCCCAAGCGCCACGGGGGACTCACCACCTGGCGCGACATCTTCACCGCCGAGGTGCGCCCGAAGATCCCCGATGCCGACTGGGCGCGGGTGTATTTTCTCGGCACCATCCCATACCAGTATTTCATTTCGCTCCTGCAGCTCTCCACGGTGCACGTCTACCTGACCTACCCATTTGTGCTGTCCTGGAGCCTCTTGGAAGCGATGAGCGCTGGCTGCGCGATTGTGGCGAGCGACACAAAGCCGCTGCACGAGGCGATCCGCCACGACGAGACAGGACGGCTAGTCGATTTCTTTGACGTCGCAGGGCTGGCCAACGCAGTCTGCACACTGCTCGATGACCCTCCCGCCCGGGAGCGCCTCGGCCGCAATGCCCGGGCGTTCGCGCAGGCCAATTACGACCTCAAGTCCACGTGCCTGCCGCGGCAGTTGGCGTGGGCGGAGGTGCTGCGATGA
- a CDS encoding AAA family ATPase yields MTRKKLPIGIQTFAEIRREGYYYVDKTPFVAALAESGKYYFLSRPRRFGKSLFLDTLAEAFAGNRTLFTGLYLENHWDWEKRHPVIRISFASGQLQSRAELEARIWEQLHNTAAQLGVTSSKETIVGFFEDIIIGAAKRFGERTVVLVDEYDKPILDNLTRPEIAAEMREGLRNLYSVLKGRDADLRFVFLTGVSKFSKVSLFSGLNNLRDIILSEEFSALCGYTEEDLDTVFAPEFTAAAQEGRPLSREMVRDWYSGYSWGGSQRARLRRD; encoded by the coding sequence ATGACACGCAAGAAGCTGCCCATCGGCATCCAGACCTTTGCCGAGATCCGGCGCGAAGGATATTACTACGTGGACAAGACGCCCTTTGTGGCGGCGCTTGCCGAAAGCGGCAAATACTATTTTCTCTCCCGGCCCCGGCGCTTCGGCAAATCCCTCTTCCTCGACACCCTGGCCGAGGCCTTTGCCGGCAATCGCACGCTCTTCACCGGCCTGTATTTGGAAAATCATTGGGATTGGGAGAAGCGCCACCCGGTGATCCGCATCAGCTTTGCCTCCGGCCAACTCCAAAGCCGGGCGGAATTGGAGGCCCGTATCTGGGAGCAACTCCACAATACCGCGGCGCAGCTTGGGGTGACCTCTTCCAAGGAAACCATCGTCGGCTTTTTCGAGGACATCATCATCGGTGCGGCAAAACGCTTTGGAGAGCGGACCGTGGTCCTGGTGGACGAATACGACAAACCCATCCTCGATAACCTCACCCGCCCGGAGATCGCCGCCGAGATGCGCGAGGGCCTGCGCAATCTCTACTCCGTGCTCAAGGGCCGGGACGCGGATCTGCGCTTCGTGTTTTTGACCGGGGTCTCCAAATTCAGCAAGGTGAGCCTCTTTTCCGGGCTCAACAACCTGCGCGATATCATCCTTTCCGAAGAATTCAGCGCCCTCTGCGGCTACACCGAGGAAGACCTGGACACGGTCTTTGCCCCGGAATTTACTGCAGCAGCGCAGGAGGGGCGCCCCCTTTCCCGGGAAATGGTGCGCGACTGGTATAGCGGCTATAGCTGGGGCGGATCGCAGCGGGCCCGACTTCGAAGGGATTGA
- the ispG gene encoding flavodoxin-dependent (E)-4-hydroxy-3-methylbut-2-enyl-diphosphate synthase yields MNAFSPSRRSTRVVHLGPVAVGGGAPVRVQSMTNTDTRDVDATLAQIVALAQAGCEIARVAVPDARAAEALASVCRQSPLPVVADIHFDGRLAVAAVEAGVAGLRINPGNIGPQVERVVDAAKAAGIPIRVGANSGSIPKDILERCGGPTADALVEAALRHVRLLEERGFGAIKISLKSSSVPVTVAAYRRMSALVDYPLHLGVTEAGTPLRGAVKSALGIGMLLAEGIGDTIRVSLTGDPLREMTVAWEILRCLGLRRRGPEIVSCPTCGRTEIDLEALASAVEAHLANVTEPFTVAVMGCVVNGPGEAREADIGIAGGRDCGIVFKKGAVVRKVRGEALIPAFLQELDLFLAERRASEHC; encoded by the coding sequence ATGAACGCATTTTCTCCTTCTCGCCGGAGCACCCGTGTGGTGCATCTTGGCCCTGTAGCTGTGGGGGGCGGCGCCCCGGTGCGGGTCCAGTCCATGACCAACACCGATACCCGAGACGTGGACGCCACGCTGGCGCAGATTGTCGCCTTGGCCCAGGCGGGCTGTGAGATCGCCCGTGTGGCGGTACCCGATGCCCGCGCTGCCGAGGCTCTCGCCTCCGTGTGCCGCCAGTCGCCGCTTCCGGTGGTGGCGGACATCCACTTCGATGGGCGTCTTGCCGTGGCCGCAGTCGAGGCCGGGGTGGCGGGCTTGCGCATCAATCCCGGCAATATCGGCCCGCAGGTGGAGCGGGTGGTGGACGCGGCCAAGGCCGCGGGGATCCCCATTCGCGTGGGGGCCAATTCCGGGTCCATCCCCAAGGACATCCTGGAGCGCTGCGGCGGCCCTACGGCGGATGCCCTGGTGGAGGCGGCCTTGCGCCATGTGCGCCTTTTGGAAGAGCGGGGCTTTGGTGCCATCAAGATTTCCCTCAAGTCCTCCTCGGTGCCGGTGACCGTGGCTGCCTACCGCAGGATGAGCGCGCTTGTGGACTACCCGTTGCACCTTGGCGTGACCGAGGCGGGGACACCTTTGCGCGGGGCCGTCAAATCGGCCTTGGGCATCGGCATGCTGCTTGCCGAAGGCATCGGCGACACCATCCGGGTTTCCCTGACGGGGGACCCTTTGCGGGAGATGACCGTGGCGTGGGAGATCCTCCGCTGTCTTGGGTTGCGCCGCCGCGGTCCGGAGATCGTGAGCTGCCCCACCTGTGGCCGCACGGAAATCGACCTTGAAGCACTTGCGTCCGCAGTGGAGGCGCATCTGGCCAATGTAACGGAACCTTTTACAGTGGCGGTCATGGGCTGTGTGGTCAATGGGCCGGGCGAAGCGCGGGAAGCGGATATCGGTATCGCCGGCGGCCGGGATTGCGGCATTGTCTTCAAGAAGGGCGCGGTGGTTCGGAAGGTGCGCGGCGAAGCCTTGATCCCTGCATTTTTACAGGAATTGGATCTCTTTTTGGCCGAGCGTCGAGCCTCGGAACATTGTTAA
- a CDS encoding proline--tRNA ligase, with protein MLQSRLYIPTLKETPAEAEVVSHKLLLRAGMIRKITSGIYTYLPLGLRSLEKISRIVREEMNAAGAQEILMPMVQPADLWQESGRWEHYGKELLRLRDRHDRDYCLGPTHEEVVTSLVRDEVRSYRQLPINMYQIQTKFRDEIRPRFGLMRGREFIMKDAYSFDRDEAGADASYQAMYDAYTRIFTRLGLRFRAVAADTGSIGGSFSHEFMVLAETGEDTLAVCRQCAYAANVEKAEVRIAARVSELPSCPAVEPVATPGARTVEEVAAFLGLPPQAVIKTVLMEADGHLVAVLVRGDREANVVKVKNMLGAVTVDLASPEVVERATGAPVGFAGPVGLSGVPIYVDQELMLGTDYVCGANAADTHLRHVDLRRDVVATACADLRTITPEDPCPACGGAVELVRGIEVGHVFKLGTKYSEAMHATFLDENGRERLMIMGCYGIGVSRVLAACIEQNHDDAGMILPPPVAPFEIHVLPLSVREEAPRALAQEIHDALTAQGIDTLLDDRDERPGVKFSEADLLGAPMQVIVGAKGLARGVVEVKDRRTGVRQELPADAAVQAILAWRAEVLEGWCTSLA; from the coding sequence ATGCTGCAAAGTCGCCTCTACATCCCTACGCTCAAGGAAACTCCGGCGGAAGCCGAAGTGGTGAGCCACAAGCTTTTGCTGCGCGCAGGCATGATTCGCAAGATCACCTCGGGCATTTATACGTATTTGCCCCTCGGATTGCGCTCGCTCGAGAAGATCAGCCGCATCGTGCGTGAGGAAATGAATGCTGCCGGCGCGCAGGAGATCCTCATGCCCATGGTCCAACCCGCAGATCTCTGGCAGGAAAGCGGCCGCTGGGAGCATTACGGCAAGGAACTGCTGCGCCTGCGGGACCGCCACGACCGCGACTATTGCCTCGGCCCTACCCATGAAGAGGTGGTGACCTCCTTGGTGCGGGATGAAGTGCGCTCCTACCGGCAGCTTCCCATCAATATGTACCAGATCCAGACCAAGTTTCGGGATGAGATCCGGCCGCGCTTTGGCCTCATGCGGGGCCGTGAATTCATCATGAAGGACGCCTACTCCTTTGACCGCGACGAGGCCGGGGCTGATGCCAGCTATCAGGCCATGTACGACGCCTACACCCGCATCTTTACCCGCCTTGGTCTGCGTTTTCGGGCCGTGGCGGCGGACACGGGCTCCATTGGTGGGAGTTTCTCCCATGAGTTCATGGTGCTTGCCGAAACCGGGGAAGACACCTTGGCCGTATGCCGCCAGTGCGCGTACGCGGCCAATGTGGAGAAGGCAGAGGTTCGTATTGCTGCACGCGTTTCCGAGTTGCCTTCGTGTCCGGCCGTGGAGCCCGTGGCCACTCCGGGGGCGCGCACTGTGGAAGAAGTGGCGGCATTTTTGGGGCTCCCCCCGCAGGCGGTGATCAAGACCGTGCTCATGGAAGCCGATGGGCACCTTGTGGCGGTGCTGGTGCGCGGCGACCGTGAGGCCAATGTGGTGAAGGTGAAGAATATGCTCGGCGCGGTCACCGTGGACTTGGCCTCCCCCGAGGTGGTGGAGCGGGCCACCGGTGCGCCGGTGGGCTTTGCCGGCCCGGTAGGGCTTTCGGGCGTGCCCATCTACGTGGATCAGGAGCTCATGCTGGGCACGGATTACGTATGCGGCGCCAACGCCGCGGATACGCATCTGCGGCATGTGGACCTGCGCCGGGATGTGGTGGCCACAGCCTGTGCAGACCTGCGCACCATCACTCCGGAGGATCCCTGCCCGGCTTGCGGCGGGGCCGTGGAACTGGTGCGGGGCATCGAGGTGGGACACGTATTCAAATTGGGGACCAAATACTCCGAGGCCATGCACGCCACCTTCCTCGATGAGAACGGCCGTGAGCGCCTCATGATCATGGGATGCTACGGTATCGGGGTAAGCCGGGTGCTGGCCGCGTGCATCGAGCAGAACCACGACGACGCCGGCATGATCCTGCCGCCGCCGGTGGCGCCCTTCGAAATCCATGTGCTTCCCTTGTCCGTGCGTGAAGAGGCGCCCCGTGCCCTGGCCCAGGAGATCCACGACGCCCTCACGGCCCAGGGTATCGATACCCTGCTGGACGACCGCGACGAGCGGCCTGGGGTGAAGTTCAGCGAGGCAGATCTGCTGGGTGCGCCCATGCAGGTCATCGTCGGCGCCAAGGGCCTGGCGCGGGGCGTGGTGGAGGTCAAGGACCGGCGCACCGGCGTTCGCCAGGAGTTGCCCGCGGATGCGGCGGTGCAGGCCATCCTTGCCTGGCGGGCCGAAGTGCTGGAGGGCTGGTGCACGTCTTTGGCGTAA
- the xseA gene encoding exodeoxyribonuclease VII large subunit has product MHVFGVSELTSALRSVLEGEFPFVWVRGQAVNVSRPLSGHVYFTLRDGESVLPVVWFRGRQGGAALVDPVTGEVFEEVGTSPQTLLPEEGRETLVAGRITAYAPRGVYQLVAEVVQDAGVSSLALALETLKNQLGAQGLFDAARKRPVPRNPRRVAVVTAPQGAALQDFVRVASTRGLGAVVRVYASPVQGDEAPPRLQYALAQVAADAWAEVVVLLRGGGSLEDLWAFNTETVVRAIAACPVPVVTGVGHEVDTTLADLAADLRAATPTHAAQLLWEDREVLAQRLDDAALGLGRAVRSHLGRAAQALTMARERLAWVSPALRVQRAGLEVARLRQRLQQAGLARVHREHEKLAGLGRRLEFWGPERVRRADDAVRQATDHLARAGAALWERKAREAAVLSARLSALDPAAPLARGFAVVRRNGQVLRSAGAVRPGERLQVGMHDGAFGVVVEEV; this is encoded by the coding sequence GTGCACGTCTTTGGCGTAAGCGAGCTCACCTCGGCCCTGCGCTCGGTGCTGGAAGGGGAGTTTCCTTTCGTGTGGGTACGGGGCCAGGCGGTGAATGTGAGTCGGCCGCTGTCCGGACACGTGTATTTTACCTTGCGCGACGGCGAGTCGGTGCTGCCGGTGGTGTGGTTCCGCGGCCGCCAAGGGGGTGCCGCCCTGGTAGACCCGGTGACGGGCGAGGTCTTCGAAGAGGTGGGCACGTCCCCGCAGACACTGCTCCCGGAAGAGGGGCGGGAGACCTTGGTGGCCGGGCGCATCACCGCCTATGCCCCCCGCGGGGTGTACCAATTGGTGGCGGAAGTGGTGCAGGATGCGGGCGTGAGCTCGCTCGCCCTGGCCCTGGAGACCCTCAAGAACCAATTGGGGGCGCAGGGGCTTTTTGACGCGGCGCGCAAGCGGCCGGTGCCGCGCAATCCCCGGCGGGTAGCGGTGGTCACCGCCCCGCAGGGGGCGGCGCTGCAGGACTTTGTGCGGGTGGCAAGCACCCGCGGCCTTGGCGCGGTGGTGCGTGTGTATGCCTCGCCGGTACAGGGCGACGAGGCACCGCCGCGCTTGCAATACGCCTTGGCTCAGGTGGCGGCGGACGCCTGGGCCGAGGTGGTGGTGCTCCTTCGCGGTGGCGGCTCCCTGGAGGACCTGTGGGCCTTCAACACCGAAACGGTGGTGCGGGCCATTGCCGCATGCCCGGTGCCGGTGGTGACCGGCGTGGGGCACGAGGTGGACACCACCCTGGCAGATCTTGCCGCGGATCTTCGCGCCGCTACCCCCACCCATGCAGCCCAGCTCTTGTGGGAAGACCGCGAGGTCTTGGCGCAGCGGCTCGACGATGCGGCCTTGGGGCTGGGGCGGGCCGTGCGCAGTCATCTGGGGCGTGCGGCCCAAGCCCTGACCATGGCGCGGGAGCGGCTTGCGTGGGTGTCGCCGGCGTTGCGGGTGCAGCGCGCTGGCCTGGAGGTGGCGCGGCTTCGGCAGCGGCTGCAGCAGGCGGGCCTTGCCCGGGTGCATCGGGAGCACGAGAAGCTTGCCGGTTTGGGTCGCCGCCTGGAGTTCTGGGGGCCGGAGCGGGTGCGCCGGGCGGATGATGCCGTGCGCCAGGCCACGGACCACTTGGCGCGGGCAGGTGCGGCCCTTTGGGAGCGCAAAGCCCGGGAAGCCGCCGTACTCTCGGCGCGGCTTTCGGCCCTGGACCCGGCCGCGCCCCTGGCGCGGGGGTTTGCCGTGGTGCGGCGCAACGGGCAGGTGCTGCGCTCTGCAGGCGCGGTGCGGCCCGGGGAGCGCCTCCAGGTCGGTATGCATGACGGCGCCTTTGGCGTGGTGGTGGAGGAGGTATGA
- the xseB gene encoding exodeoxyribonuclease VII small subunit — MSEMHFEERLARVRAIVARLEDPEVPLEEGMQLFQEGMRLCRQCDEELKQARLVVEEAMRQEEA, encoded by the coding sequence ATGAGCGAGATGCATTTTGAGGAGCGTCTGGCCCGGGTGCGGGCCATCGTGGCCCGTTTGGAGGACCCGGAGGTGCCGCTGGAGGAGGGCATGCAGCTTTTTCAGGAAGGCATGCGTCTATGCCGGCAATGCGACGAAGAACTCAAACAGGCGCGTCTGGTGGTGGAAGAGGCCATGCGCCAGGAGGAGGCGTGA
- a CDS encoding polyprenyl synthetase family protein has protein sequence MDAAALKEALRQRARLVENRLVTLFADGAVPGRLREAMEYSLCAGGKRLRPALVLAWAELEGLAASDVLDFACALECIHTYSLIHDDLPAMDNDDLRRGKPSCHKQFDEATAILAGDGLLTEAFLVMARTPLEASRVLAAVSIVAEAAGPRGMVGGQMLDMELTGKRADLSALQSMHRKKTGALIAAACVAGALLAGGDTERAQCYGHHLGLAFQITDDILDVVGDTSTLGKPVGSDERQGKSTYPAVLGMEQSRALAQQSIDQAVAALAPYGDHPQAVFLRRLAQYLMERSQ, from the coding sequence ATGGACGCTGCTGCCCTGAAGGAGGCCCTGCGGCAGCGGGCGCGGCTGGTGGAAAACCGATTGGTCACGCTGTTTGCGGACGGCGCAGTGCCTGGGCGCCTGCGCGAGGCCATGGAGTATTCGCTTTGTGCCGGCGGCAAGCGTCTGCGGCCGGCCTTGGTGCTGGCCTGGGCGGAGCTCGAAGGGCTGGCGGCTTCGGATGTGCTCGACTTCGCCTGCGCCCTGGAGTGCATCCACACCTATTCTCTGATTCACGATGACTTACCCGCCATGGACAACGACGACCTGCGCCGGGGCAAACCCTCCTGCCACAAGCAGTTCGACGAGGCTACAGCCATTTTGGCGGGCGACGGCCTGCTCACGGAGGCCTTTTTGGTGATGGCCCGAACGCCGCTGGAGGCATCTCGGGTGCTGGCTGCCGTGAGTATCGTGGCTGAGGCGGCAGGTCCTCGCGGCATGGTGGGCGGCCAGATGCTGGACATGGAACTCACCGGCAAGCGTGCCGACCTGTCCGCCCTCCAGTCCATGCACCGCAAAAAGACCGGGGCGCTCATCGCCGCAGCGTGCGTGGCGGGCGCGCTGCTTGCCGGGGGCGATACGGAGCGGGCCCAATGCTACGGTCACCATCTGGGCCTTGCGTTTCAGATCACCGATGACATCCTCGACGTGGTGGGAGATACCTCCACCTTGGGCAAACCCGTCGGCAGTGACGAGCGCCAGGGCAAAAGCACCTATCCCGCGGTGCTGGGCATGGAGCAGAGCCGCGCCTTGGCGCAGCAGAGCATCGACCAGGCAGTGGCCGCCCTTGCCCCCTATGGCGACCATCCCCAGGCGGTGTTTTTGCGCCGTCTTGCCCAGTACCTCATGGAGCGGAGCCAATGA
- the dxs gene encoding 1-deoxy-D-xylulose-5-phosphate synthase, translating into MTVEKFPLLAAVDSPKMVRQLPENQLGALAAEIREVIIQTVATNGGHLAPSLGVVELTIALLRVFDPAVDRIIWDVGHQAYAYKLLTGRLPQFHTLRQKGGISGFPRPDESPFDHFAVGHSSTSISAALGMAVARDLAGKPHKTVAVIGDGSMTAGLAYEGLNQAGGLGRDLIVVLNDNEMSISRNVGALSSFLSRKLSKRWVQRFKREVEAVMRQVPVIGDDLAEYARRAEDSLKSFFTPGILFEAFRFSYIGPIQGHDVRMLERVLAQAATLEGPILVHVLTKKGKGYAPAEANPVYFHGVGCFEPETGMARKFAPCALPSYTDVFGQTLCRLAEEDARIVAITAAMPEGTGLTEFARRFPERFFDVGICEQHAVTFAAGLASQGLRPVVAIYSTFLQRSYDQIVHDVCLQNLPVVLCLDRAGLVGEDGATHHGVFDLAYLRHIPNLTLMAPRSEPELQRMLVTAVALGTPVAVRYPRGVGSGEALVDDPTPIAVGEGELLRPGTDALIIAVGSRVLPALAAAHCLAEEDGRSVAVFDARFVKPLAEQQIAALVAQHRRILLAEEGCLLGGFGSAVLELLADRDLLHGRRVRRLGVPDRFVGHGTQDELRHDLGLTKSGILSALRELMQN; encoded by the coding sequence ATGACCGTGGAAAAGTTTCCCCTCCTTGCCGCTGTGGATTCGCCCAAAATGGTGCGCCAACTGCCGGAAAACCAGCTGGGCGCCTTGGCGGCGGAGATTCGGGAGGTCATTATCCAGACCGTGGCCACCAACGGCGGCCATCTTGCCCCTTCCCTGGGCGTGGTGGAACTCACCATTGCCTTGCTGCGCGTCTTCGATCCTGCGGTGGATCGCATCATCTGGGACGTGGGGCATCAGGCCTATGCCTATAAGCTGCTGACCGGGCGGCTGCCCCAATTCCATACCTTGCGGCAAAAGGGCGGGATCAGCGGTTTCCCACGGCCGGACGAAAGCCCGTTCGATCACTTTGCCGTAGGGCATTCGTCCACCTCCATTTCAGCGGCCCTGGGCATGGCCGTGGCCCGGGATTTGGCCGGAAAACCCCACAAGACCGTGGCCGTCATCGGCGACGGCTCCATGACCGCCGGGCTCGCCTATGAGGGCCTCAATCAGGCCGGTGGCCTCGGCCGGGACCTCATCGTGGTCCTCAATGACAACGAGATGTCCATTTCCCGCAATGTGGGGGCACTGTCGTCCTTTCTCAGCCGCAAGCTCTCCAAACGCTGGGTGCAGCGCTTCAAGCGCGAGGTGGAGGCCGTCATGCGCCAGGTGCCGGTCATTGGCGACGACCTGGCCGAATATGCCCGCCGTGCCGAGGACTCACTCAAGAGCTTCTTTACCCCGGGCATACTCTTCGAGGCCTTTCGTTTTTCCTACATCGGCCCCATCCAGGGCCATGACGTGCGCATGCTCGAACGGGTCCTGGCCCAAGCCGCAACCTTGGAAGGCCCCATCTTGGTGCACGTGCTCACCAAAAAGGGGAAGGGCTATGCCCCGGCCGAGGCCAACCCGGTGTATTTCCACGGTGTGGGATGCTTCGAGCCCGAGACCGGCATGGCGCGCAAATTCGCCCCGTGCGCGCTTCCCAGCTATACCGATGTCTTTGGCCAGACCTTGTGCCGCTTGGCAGAAGAGGATGCGCGCATCGTGGCCATCACCGCCGCCATGCCCGAAGGCACGGGGCTCACCGAGTTTGCCCGGCGCTTTCCAGAGCGCTTCTTCGACGTGGGTATCTGCGAGCAGCATGCCGTGACCTTTGCCGCAGGCCTGGCCTCCCAGGGACTGCGGCCGGTGGTGGCCATCTACTCCACCTTCCTGCAGCGCTCCTACGACCAGATCGTCCACGACGTCTGCCTGCAGAACCTGCCGGTGGTCTTGTGTCTCGACCGCGCCGGGCTGGTGGGCGAGGACGGCGCCACCCATCACGGCGTCTTTGACCTGGCCTACTTGCGCCACATCCCCAATCTGACCCTCATGGCCCCGCGCAGTGAGCCTGAGCTCCAGCGCATGCTGGTAACGGCCGTTGCCTTGGGTACCCCGGTGGCGGTGCGCTATCCTCGCGGCGTGGGTTCGGGCGAGGCGCTCGTGGATGACCCGACACCCATTGCTGTGGGCGAGGGAGAGCTTTTGCGCCCTGGAACGGACGCGCTGATCATCGCCGTGGGCAGCCGGGTACTGCCGGCCCTGGCGGCAGCCCACTGTCTGGCCGAAGAGGACGGCCGGAGCGTGGCGGTATTCGACGCCCGCTTCGTCAAGCCCCTGGCGGAGCAGCAGATTGCGGCCTTGGTCGCCCAGCACCGGCGCATCCTCCTGGCCGAGGAGGGGTGCCTCCTGGGCGGATTTGGCTCGGCGGTGCTGGAGCTTTTGGCGGACCGTGACCTTTTGCACGGCCGCCGGGTGCGGCGTCTCGGGGTGCCGGACCGCTTCGTGGGCCATGGCACCCAGGACGAGCTGCGCCATGACTTGGGCCTGACCAAGAGCGGTATCCTCTCGGCATTACGGGAATTGATGCAAAACTGA